The following proteins are encoded in a genomic region of Mycoplasma sp. NEAQ87857:
- a CDS encoding DAK2 domain-containing protein, producing the protein MHNKILDGELFAKAMISGANALTNKKNQIDALNVFPVPDGDTGTNMSSTVNSIINNLSNLEDYSIENVSAKIAHSMIYEARGNSGVILSQIFKGFALACVGKEALDVNELIEAFNSATARAYKSVFKPIEGTILTVIRETSESLATNLYNQDVSIEQFFEATLKYMRKSCDETPNKLKTLREVGVTDSGGEGLYTIFWGINQYLNNQPVELNEQEEDIANFISDKEVYEGEFGYCTEVLVDLNKPDSFDKNSFIEKMEKIANSLVVVNDDNLLKIHGHTKKPGKLLNFAQKFGEFIKIKSENMTLQANNSKANSQKLQELANGERKKCAIVSCNLGSGIIERMKELGCDYVVESGQTQNPSAQDLIKAFQSVNAENIFVLPNNSNVILVAQQAAQVFTDSNIIVIPTKTQVQGMTAILNFNDSTDPELNHEMMLDSIEEVISGEITQAVRNTKINNIKISKKDYLGILNGKIITSQKDIIKTAKTLLEQMIDSSKEIVSLYYGDDESYSTAAEIANYITSKYDIEVEIIEGNQPNYNFLIGVE; encoded by the coding sequence ATGCATAATAAGATACTAGATGGTGAATTATTTGCAAAGGCAATGATTTCTGGAGCAAATGCCTTAACCAATAAGAAAAATCAGATTGATGCATTAAATGTTTTTCCTGTACCTGATGGTGATACAGGAACAAATATGTCTTCAACAGTTAATTCTATTATTAATAATTTGTCAAATTTAGAAGACTATTCAATAGAAAATGTTAGTGCTAAAATTGCTCATTCTATGATATATGAAGCTAGAGGAAATTCTGGGGTTATTTTATCGCAGATTTTTAAAGGTTTTGCTTTAGCTTGTGTCGGAAAAGAAGCTTTAGATGTTAATGAATTAATAGAAGCTTTTAATTCTGCTACAGCAAGAGCTTATAAATCAGTTTTTAAACCTATAGAAGGAACAATTTTAACAGTAATTAGAGAAACAAGTGAAAGTTTAGCAACAAACTTATACAATCAAGATGTTTCTATTGAACAATTTTTTGAAGCAACTTTAAAATATATGCGTAAAAGTTGTGATGAAACTCCAAATAAACTTAAAACTTTACGTGAAGTTGGTGTAACTGATTCTGGTGGAGAAGGTTTATATACTATTTTTTGAGGGATTAACCAATATTTAAATAATCAACCTGTTGAACTTAATGAACAAGAAGAAGATATTGCGAATTTTATTAGTGATAAAGAAGTTTATGAAGGTGAATTTGGATATTGTACTGAAGTATTAGTTGATTTGAATAAACCTGATAGTTTTGATAAAAATAGCTTTATTGAAAAAATGGAAAAAATTGCTAATTCTTTAGTTGTAGTTAATGATGATAATTTACTTAAAATTCATGGACACACTAAAAAACCTGGTAAATTATTAAATTTTGCTCAAAAATTTGGTGAGTTTATCAAAATTAAATCTGAAAATATGACACTTCAAGCTAATAATTCTAAAGCAAATAGTCAAAAATTACAAGAACTAGCAAATGGTGAAAGAAAAAAATGTGCTATTGTTTCATGTAATTTAGGTTCAGGAATCATTGAACGTATGAAGGAATTAGGTTGTGATTATGTAGTTGAAAGTGGCCAAACTCAAAATCCTTCTGCCCAGGATTTAATCAAAGCTTTCCAATCAGTTAATGCTGAAAATATTTTTGTACTACCAAATAATTCTAATGTTATTTTGGTAGCTCAACAAGCAGCTCAGGTATTTACTGATAGCAACATTATAGTTATTCCTACTAAAACTCAAGTACAAGGAATGACAGCCATTTTAAACTTCAATGATTCTACAGATCCAGAGTTAAATCACGAAATGATGCTTGATAGTATTGAAGAAGTAATTTCAGGAGAAATTACTCAAGCAGTAAGAAACACAAAAATTAATAACATTAAAATTTCTAAAAAGGATTATTTAGGAATTTTAAATGGAAAAATAATTACAAGTCAAAAAGATATTATTAAGACCGCAAAAACTTTACTCGAACAAATGATTGATTCAAGTAAAGAAATTGTGTCATTGTATTATGGTGATGATGAATCTTATTCAACAGCGGCAGAAATTGCTAACTATATTACAAGTAAATATGATATTGAGGTTGAAATCATTGAAGGAAATCAACCAAACTATAACTTCCTTATAGGAGTGGAATAA